The genome window gaaatatgctacaacatggatgagccttgtgGACATCATGCAAAATGatataagccagtcacaaaaagacaaatgctgtatgattccacttatattagatacctaaagtagtcaaattcaaagagacagaaagtaaaacgGTGGTTCCAGAGGcttggagggagaggggaatggagaATCATTGtgtagtgggtacagagtttcagttttatgaGACGAAAATAGTTCTAGAGGTGGATgctggtgacagttgcacaataATGGGAATATTCTTAGTACCACTAAACTGGACACTTAAAAATGatcaagatggtaaattttatgttatgtgtattttatcacatttaaaaataatttttaaaattgataaaaaataCCCATCAACCAAGAATAgagaccagaaataaacccatacatgtacagtcaactgattttatACAGTGGCATGAAGAATACACAATaggaaaaggatagtctcttcaataaatgctgttgaGAAAACTagatatacacatgcaaaagaatgaaattgaacccaTATCTCAAACCAGTCACAAACACCAACTCAACATGGACTAAAGACCAAATGTGAGATCTAAaatcataaaactcctaaaagaaaacatagggaaaatgtccTTGACATTGGCCCTgtcaatgatttttttggatttgcCATCAAAATctcaggcaagaaaaggaaaaataaagcgggactatatcaaacttaaaatcttctgcaaagcaaaggatacaaccaacaaaatgaaaagaccacATACATAttgggagtaaatatttgcaaactatatatttgataaggagttaatttccaaaatagagttgtcaacctaaataacaaacagagagagtctctctaaaagaataatgagcTTAGTTGGAAATAgaacattgcaatgggaatacaggtgataaagaaaacaatgtgcatattcagggaggtaaaggaagtcaaatggttttaaaggaaaaattatggaggattacataattaTTTTGGGTATTAACCTTGGCTACaagatcaataacaagggtgacaCCAGTCCAAGGatggacaggcagttgctgggcatATGTCCTGAGAGAAGTACTTTTTATTAAGGTTGCAATAGCCTCTatacaaggtcatgggtttgcaGAGTTCTTTGTGATAGTTCTTCTTATCGGGCATACATGTATGAGAACTCCCCACTTTATGGCCTCTCCCCTGCTATACTTGTTGGGGGTTGTGTGGAGTTTTAACACATGCAATCCATTTTGATCTGGAAATCTTTCACACAGTCATGAGCTGCATAAGGAtattttggtcaacaatggactgTATATACAATGGTGTCTATactatatagcctaggtgtgtagtaggctatgccatctaggtttctgtaagtacattctatgatgtttgcacaacaaaatcacttaatgatgcatttcttagaacatattcccattgttaagtgacacaaCTGTATGTaaagaactcacacaactcatttgcaaaaaacaaacaaacaaatcttaattaaaaatgaacaaagcatctgaatagacatttttcaaatgaagacatacaaataaccaacaggtacatgaaagcATGCTAATCAGTATCACCAAttatgagggaaatgcaaattaaaaccacaataagatatcacttcaCATTCATTAGAATGTCTATTAcagaaaagacaagagataacaagtgttggtaagggtgtagagaaaagggaatccttgtgcactgttggtgggactgtaaattagtgtagctgttatggaaacagtatggaaggttcatcaaaaaactaaaaatagaactatcatatgacccagcaatctctctGCTGGTTACATACCAACGGACATGAAATTATAATCTCATGGAGACATCTGAGCCACCATGTTCATTGTAGTATTATTCACAAacaccaagatatggaaacaacctaagtgtctgtcaatggacaaatggaggaagaaaatgtgatatatgtgtgtatgtgtgtgtgtgcaatggACTATTATTCACCCTTAGAAAacgagatcctgccatttgccacaacatagatggacctggaggacattagactaagtgaaataagtcatacacaaaaagaaaagtatttcatgaactcactcatatgtggaatctttttaaagtcaaaaaaatgaaaatagaaacagattggtggttaccagggtcagggggtgggggaatgggAGACATAGGTTAAAGGTTAAAAAGTTACAGTTATGCCAGAGGAGTAAGTTTAGAGATCTAATGCACATCATGAACACTGTAGTTAATACTATTGTATTGTATGCTGGaagtttgctaagagagtagattttagatgCTCCTATCACAGAAAAAGGTGgctatgtgagatgatgaatatgataatttgcttgactgtttttttgtttgtttgtttgtttgttttttgtgacccataaggggatcgcaacccttggcttggtgtcggctGCACCgctgctcagccagtgagcacaccggccatctctatataggatctgaacccgcggcgggagcgccgctgcactcccagcgccgcactctcccgagtgcgccacggggtcggcccattgCTTGACTGTTATAATTATATCACTATGTACATCTACATCAAAACATCAAGTCGTACACCTTAAACATAcagtttttaataattaaaaaaacaaaaaagaaaaatgttgtacCACTTCTTTCTGGTTTCATCATTTCAGATGAGAAACTCATTACCTTTCCAATTGCTTTTCCCTTATAAGTAAATGTAtattttctgtctggcttctgtcaagatatttctgtctttaattttcaCAAGTTTGATTAGgatgtgtcttggtgtggatttcCTTGGGTTTATCCTATTTGACATTTGCTCACATTACTGAATTTATACTTCTATACAGTTGACACTTGAAAAGCTCAAGTTTGAACTACACTGGCCCACTTAtaagtggattttttaaaataaatacagtcaGTCTCCCAtgtctgtgggttctgcatccatgtaTCTAACCAACCAAGGATCGAAGATCAAAAATAGAGTATTTGGGGGATGCAGAACCCACGGATATGAAGAGTCTTCTTTTCACATCCACAGGCCCCACAGGGCCAACTgcaggacttgagcatccacagactGGTATCCACAGGGGGGTCCCAGAACCAATCCCCTGCAAATACTGAGGTAGGACCGTATATCATTCACcgtttgggaagttttcagccattatttctttgaatacttaTTCAGTCTCCCTTTTATTCTCATCTCCTTCTGAGAATCCCAAGATATAAATATTAGCTCTTTTTATTGTCCCATAGGTCCATgtagttctgttctttttctttgtgtgtttcaATCTATTTTCTTTGTTGTACAGAATAGGTAAATTCTGTTCATCTTTATTCAGGTTCACTGATTCTGTATTTTGTCACTCCATTCTACTACGGAGCCCATTCAGCAAGTttgttgtattttaaataatttttataaatgaattttgcaggtctataatttccatttggctCATTTTTGTAACTTCTATTTCGTTGCTcagattttttatctttttcttttctttcaagatAAGTAATGTTTGCTtcttgaagtattttttttttcacggCTGCATTAAAATCCCTGTCAGATCACTTCAACATCTGTTTCATCTTAGTGTTGGCATCTATTGTCTTTTCTCATCtaagttatgattttttttgtttcttggaaTGACACTTGATGTTTTATTGTATCATGAACATGTTGGGTATTATATTATGAGATTCTGAGTTATATTCAATCCTTTTTTAGCAGGCCCTCCTCACATTGAGGGGTAAGTGAAACCTCCCAGTGCATGTGTATGTTCAGCTGCCTGCTGAGCCCCACTGCCACCACTCTGCCAAATGTGGAATGATGACTCATATTTCCTCCTTCCAGATGGGTGAGGTGGAAGTTCAGCTTGCCCTCTGCTCTGTTGACTCTTTCCTAGTGAAGGTGGGACACTCACTTGCATTCCTTTTTGGCTGTGTGTAAGATCTGTTCCCTGTTGGGACCCACTGCCAGGCAGGAAGGGGGAAGTGAAGATCTAGCTCGCGCTGCTTTGCTGGAGGTAGCAGGAAAAGCTCAGTTCCCCACAGGGCTGCTGCTCACATTGGGGCTGAGGAACTACCGGGATGCAGAGTACTGACTATTCCCACCTCACACCATCTCATTAAGTCTCAGTGCTGCCAGGTGGCAGCAGAGGTTCATTTCTCCATTAGACCTCACTGACTACCCTGGCAGGGGGATCAAAGAGAGGGTGGGATTATAATCACCTCCCTGCTTGGCCTCACTGAAATCTGTGGGATAGAAAGGGTATGATTTTCCCATTAGTTCTTGTCTGGAATAAGGCAGGTATTACCAAAGCCTTTTTGTTCCGTCAAAGTCACCCTTTTCCTAGTTCTTTGTCTACGAGGGAGCAAGCTTTTCTTAGaggtttcttgttttgttttgttttcctgtgtctgttggtaTTTCTGGGTTGTACCCTTCTGCAGCACCCTCTCTAGGATATATGGAAGTAATAATGAAACCCAGAAGACTCATTGCTGCATTGTTCCTCAAGTCTCAAAGTCTCCCTATACTTGTTTGCTGTCTAAAACCTCGGGAATTTCTTTTTACTAATATGCGGCAGATTCTGAGAGAAATGAAGCTACTTTAGCTTCAAGGGAACCTGAAATCTATGCCTTCAAACATTACAAAATATCTATCCACCTTCTTAGTTATTTTATGCCAGAAAGTTGGCAAATACAAATTAGCCTGCCATATCCAGATGTGGAACTCTTTGTAATTACTTTATATAAAAAGACTTTGCAGAAAGGAATGTGTCAGACAAAAAAAAGCCCATTAGTggtaatctaaaaaaaaaagttgatattataaaggcggagagtagaacagtgattaTCAGAGACTGGGGAAGGGAGATTGGGGAGGGAAAACTGGGAGAGGTTTGTCTATTGGTACAAAATTGCaattagacagaaggaataagttctgattcTCTATTgcacacagtagggtgactatggttagtAGTCAACTTTCATGTATTGCATACTAGCTAGAGAAGAGACTTCTGAATGtatttgccacaaagaaatgatcaatgcatgaggtgactgatacattaactaccttaacacaattattatacaacatatctGTATGAAAACATCAGATTGCACCTcttaagtatgtacaattacaatgtgtcgattataattttttaaaagtcccctAGTGGTGAAGTATTCTCAAAGTGCCCCTCACTCTGCTCTTCCACAGAAAGTATATGCCTTAAAAGAAGTCAAAGTAGTAAGAGAATAATTGTGACCGTGATCTTTTCCTTAAGCTACATGTGTCTCAGTTATATCCTCTATAAATAAGCATGGAAAAAAACTTTTATAGAGCATTTCTGAGGAATAATTGGATCAATACTTGTAAATCactaagaacagtgcctggaatgtgCTGAACAATCTCATTTTTAGCTTCTGTTGCTCATACTCATACTACTGCTTCTACCACTATCACTGACATTTAGCTTCTAGGTTTTATAGCTATCCAACCATGCAAATACATagggaaaaaattatttagtaGAGTGTGATTACAAATATTTTGGTGAACTAGGCTGGGCCTTCACTTGCTAATCTTTGTTATCAACAGTGTCAAGAGAGTGGCATAGATATGGTGAGTATGGGTTTGTGTAAAATCTTGTCACAGCTGTAGCAGGATCTGATGCAAACATTCAATCATTTGAATCAAGCTGAGGCATTCAATGGATCAGTGGCCAGAATGCAAGGCCAGCAGAGTCACTGAGTGGTTCGAGCAAGAGCAAAAGCTTCATTCAGCCatccattatttcaatatttttttctttacttcgtTTCAATTACGCATTTGTGCTTACATATTCCAGGAACTCTGTGATAATTAGATACATGGGCGACAGGCAAGACGTCGTAGCTTCCATAGGAAGCATCCAGCATTGTGGAGAAAAAAACATTGAATATGTACGTACAGGTATATTGAGCATTCTGAAGAGAATACACAAGATTCTGCAGCATGGATAACAGGTGTACCTGAATTGGCCTGAAACCTCAAGAACACTTCGTAGAGGATGGGAAACAAGATTCAGGTTAATACTGTAGCATAAGTAAGTGTTACCCAGGTGCATTACTGTCTGGTTCCACTTTGTCATTTCCTCTCAGACGGACTAAATCACAACGACAACTATCAAAAACATTTCAAGATAAGCTGCTGCTGAATATGGACATAGTCTTAAAGGTTTAGGAGTACAGTGACTTCAGCTTATATCAGAGAACTACTTTTGAAAATATGTGAATGCACTCTAAAAAGAATATTCAGCATGCGAAGTATTTCATGtaaaacaatttgtttttcttagttatagatttaacttaattttatttaaggcAAATAACTAATTAGGGGCCTTTAATTTACTATTGGATATCTAAAAATTTCCTACGTACACTAAAAAGCTCCAAACTGGCTAATTATAGGTGAACAGATATATTTCAACCACAAGTACTCAGTTTTCTTTGTTATTACAGCTAATAGGATATTATTACATGAAATCCTACAGAAATAAGGATGtcactaagaaaatatttttctagcaAGCTCTCTCTTCAGAGCCCCCTTAATCTCCTTGTTCCTGACACTGTAGATAAGGGGATTCAACACGGGAATCACCACCGTGTAGAACAAAGACACCACCTTGTTCTGGTCTGTTGAGTAGCTGGACTTGGGCATCACATAAATGAATGTGGTGGTCCCATAGAACAGAGTGACAGCAGTGAGGTGGGAGGTGCAGGTGGAGAAGGCCTTGTGGCGCCCCTCAGTGGAGCGCATCTTCAGGATGGTGATGAGGATGTAGACGTAGGAGACAGCTATGACAAACACTGTGACCACAACAATGGAGCCAGCAGAAAATGCAGAAACAATTGCAGGGACACTGACATCAGAACAGGAGAGTCGAAGTAAAGGAgcaaaatcacagaaaaaatgaTTGACTTGATTTGGTCCACAGAAGAAtaaagaatagaaggaaaaagtATAGGAGATAGCATTGAGAAAACCACCTATGTAAGCCACTGCAAGTAACTGGACACAGGTTTGTGTGGACATTTTAGTTGAATAAAGCAGTGGGTTGCAGATTGCCACAAAGCGATCATATGCCATGGCAGCCAGAAGAAAGCATTCGACTGTCCCAAAGAAAGCAGTTGAACCAAGCTGGATGGCACATCCACTATAGGAGATCGTATTTCTCTCCACCAGGAAGTTTACAAGCATGTTGGGTGTGACAGAAGATGAATAGCCTATGTCAGCAAAAGCCAAGtggctcagaaaaaaatacataggatgATGGAGCTGAGAAGAGATGCTGATAAGAATGACTGTGCTGAGATTGCCAGATAAGGTCACCAGGTAGATGCACAGGATGATCACAAAGAGGATGACTCGAAGGACTGGATCATCTGTTAAGCCCAATAAAACGAACCCAGTCATTGCAGTGTGGTTCCCATTCACTGGGTAATCCATGATCAATGAAGCTGATACCAAAATGAACCTGTGATGAAATACTGCATCACTAAAgttataaatttgatatttttatttctattaaaacacacacaaaagttattataaacaaatatgtcATTCAAGTAAAGtttgaaataattcttttctttacttCAGAACCCATAATTAGTCTATCTATATCTTAAAACTCGTTTTTAACAGAAACACCAGGAAATGTGCCTCAAATAATGtatatcttcttctttttttagtaaaatatacTCAATGTGGCTTTAAacatacagattttaaaataaagacatgagAATAACAGAAAGGAATGTAGGAATTGTATtacaaaaatactgaaatatattAATTTGGGATTATGTCATAGCGACTTGTggaatagctaacatttattgaatacttgctAAATTAGTGGCACAGGATTAAGAGTGTAACagatatagttttattttaattttcatactttaaaattaaGTGCTTTTATTATTtgcactttatagatgagaaaactgagtttgTAAATGTTCAGTAACTTACCTGAAGTTACACATTGCAAGTGATGGAATCAGAATATGAACCCCAGGCAGCTTAAATTTAGTCAATCCCTGGAATAACTATGTATAATGAAGTTGAGTAATACCATGAAGTCTAGGACACTTGGAAATGTGTAGATAACAGATTATCCCTTCAGTTTTCTTACAGCTATTACATAAAAGAGTTGCATAGTTAGTTACATACTTGATAAGTCTATCAGTTAaaaaacactaatttttaaaaggacaactACAATTTTGTTGATAGAACAAGGAATAAATAGAAGAAGTGTCAAGTTAAGTTTATGAATGAAGGCaactattataaatttaaatattttaatatttccaatTCAAATATTGTTACATCAAGTAGTATCAAGTAGTTCGAAAAATCAATTTAATCACTATTCAAAACAGTACGtgattaatattcagaacataATTACAGTACATTTATTCAGCAATCAAATCAATTCCTAATGCAACAATGTTTTCTAATTGTAGTATTGTAGAATGAAATAATCTTATATTAGGTATAATATCCAGCTGAGTAATGTTTCAGCACAAAAAGTTAAGATGTTTACCCAGGTTTACCTAGCTAGTAGCCAGTTTGACcctcttttccaaattttctggctttatatgtctgtctttgtCCAAAGAGTCTGGTTGCTTGTGAGGCTAGAGCATTTAGACCAATAAACAAAGCAGGTTTTTCCACAAGATATTTATTAACAGTAAGTTCCCAAAGCATCACAAAGTTAGTCAATTTATTAGCATTCACTAATAAATTGGCCGAGTGCAAATTTAGGTAGTGTTGAAACACCACGTGAGTTTCTAGTCATATGGGTGGATAAATGAGAAATCTTGGTAAATTGAATTATGCCTGTTTATTTACACTAAATTGACTGTTGACACTTAATTTAATTCAGCTAAAGTTACCTGCTAACTGACTGCCTGATTATATCTACCCTGTTTCTCAATTATGGCTTGTGAGTACACATACAACTTGAGAGAATAAAGTTGTCTCCAATGATAAATGAAAATCAGTACATAAGATTCACTAACAAGGGCCAAAATCTTACCTCTTGAATAAGAATATATTCATCTTACAGTAATAAATTCAAAGTCCTTGTTTTTATGAGCTGCCATGCTAGCTTTTATTAGTGCTCGCCTTTGGGGATAAATCCCTGAGCATTCTAGAGATTAATCTTTAAAAGAGTTCTGTCAATTCTCAAGtgatcaatttttttcatttcttaaggtGTTGGTGCACTTTCATTTGATAAGTATTGGGAGCacaatataataaattatctgaaaGCTAAATATTGGTTCTAACTTTACTTTGATATTTCAGGCTAAAAAATATTACACTTCAAATGTAAGAAAGTAATCTTCACTTCATAcaacatttgttcattttatgaGTAATTCATAGTGGTAGATGCACCTCCATTAGGTATATTTGGGAATATGAATGGAATgacattgaaaattttaaatagcacAATTATTTAAGACATGGACATATTTTTTCTactaaatgatataaaataaatattattaaagttgTATAGAGAACTGTGAGGTAAAAAGAGATTTGGATGACTTCAGATAAGACTTAGTCTCTCAAACTGCATGCCTCCAAAGGATGACAACTGGTTAGTGGTTTATATGACTAGATGCATGGTATTAGAGACAGTGATCTCCAACTTGAAGACTCAATCTAATTCTCTGCTAATCCTAATATTAGAAAGTTCTTTCACTCCCTCCTGTTGCCCCCCTTGATGGAAGCAGCTTACCTGTGATAGTACTAATTTTCATTCAGAGCTTACTCTTTGCCATGCACTGTGCTTAGCTTCACCTACATGATCTCCTTTTATCCTCACAATAATTTGGTGAGCTAAGTATTCACattatcctgattttacagatgaaagagTGAAGCTTAGCCTAATGTACTTGTCTCAATGTACTTAATTGGTAAATTAAATCCAGGTTTAAAATTCAGGTCAGACTGAATGTTAGATCGTGTACTCTGAACTATTACTGTCACCAAGGTTTCCGTGCCTCTGTGATGACCACTGGCTCACAACTAGTCTAGGATTTTCGTTTTTCTCTTCCCACCCTCAAACCCTGCCTAATTGCCTAAAACTAGCCAATCCCACAGTTTGGACTTGAACACATAGTACTCAGGATCCTAATTTCCTCTCATGTGGTCATCAATGACCGACTCCTGCTTACCTTACCTTCTGAATTCCTATAAATTTGTCcacttttctccatctttctACTGCACTAGATGTCCTAATTGATTTTCCTATGTGCACAATTTCCCTTCCACAGAACAATCagagtgatttatttattttaaaaatttgatttcatttggggtttttttgctattaaataATTACATGCACTAATTCAAATAGCTCAAAAATGAAAGCAATGGTCTAAAGAGGTAGAATAGGGTAGTGGAATAAGACCCTCCAGCGAGCATCTCCCCACAGAAACGTCAATTTGAACAACTATCCATGCAGAAAAGTGCCTACAAAAGAGCTAAGGAAAACAGATGAGAGATCACACTACCTAGTTTTAGCATAATAAGAAGTAAAGATGCCTTGAAGAGAGTAGAAAGAAGAGTCACTGATaagggttgaatgtttgtcccctccaaagctcatgtagaAGACTGatcctcagtgtggcagtgttgaaaggtggctcctttaagaggtgattagatcatgaggactatgccattgtgaatgaattaatccattcatggatttgggttaatggatgagtgggttgTCACAAGAGGGACACTGGTGGATTTATAAGGACAGCACATGAAAGTGCTCTTCCTCCTTATCATGTGATTGTCTGTGTTGCATGTTACTCTGTAGAGGGTTCCCAcgaagaagaaggctctcaccagatgtgcctcctgaCCCTTGGatatcccagcctccaaaattgtaagaaataaactttgtttcttagtaaatcacccagtttcaggcattctgctATTGGtgacaaaaaatggactaatacagtctcaTGGCCTGCATCATTCTTCTTCCAATTGTAAGCAACACAGTGTGCAGACAGACACAGTCTGcttgggagaaggagagggaagtaAGTGCAGGCAGGCTGTAGTGATGTGGACTGGGGACATATCCCAAGGTTGTGCTGGTCCTGGAGGCCATGGGCTTTAACTGTGACCCAGCTTAGAGTCAGCTTTGGTGGCCAAGAGACTGACCCTACCATCCCTCCCACAACAAtggtgtatcagtccatttctgttgtttataacaaaatgcctgaaagtgggtactttgaaagaaaatgaaattattgcttacagtttctgaggctgggaagtccaatgtccatggaacacatctggtgaagtgtGGAGTAtaccaatatttttataaagcaaatatatttcacagggcctagtttcttgcagGTTCAgatttagcctaacttcttaaaagtacatataaaatgttgaccttgaaaaagacaggaaattttctccaggctatagtctctgttgtaagataaagaattgtaacacagcaaggttgctggctaaaggacagacaagctactgattgatatgtaaagatactgggaagctgctgtcgGGAGAGAggatgtttgctaagatcaagcttttgttgatggattgacttaaccttttgcaaattgcattatggaatgtcactttgcttgctttactgaatgttatcagcctatattgttaaactacaaccccacctatgttctcttgctgtaacttcctggtctggagaataaatgtgggaagagaaccccaattcatgtttaatttcccaaatggaaggaatgcctctctcttgagggttctgggaaattaaccactttggggcttctcactgctcagaagagatgggctttgagtaatcctttgcagctctgttacccaggggaagaggggtgacaaatttgtgggaggcaaagcaacaatgaaGGTCTTCCTGGGTGgcggcttcagtgacacagggtatcacattgtgagatggtagaagcagaaagagagagactctcacatgctctccttttaaagccctcagaaccatgcccatggccaccattattaatccattcattagggcatggtcctcagaagctaatcatctcttcaaggcctcacctttaaattaccataataggattttccacctgcTCAgcatcacattggggatcaaatttctaatacataaaattttgagGGAAACAATTCAATCCACATCACATGGGTAACATAGAAGAGAGTGACTCCATTCGcagcagagaaggagagagaagaaagtacAAGACCTTGTCTTGGAACTCAGTGCTCGGCCTGGCAGGTGAAGCAAAACACTGGATAGAACCCAATAACTCCTGACCAAAGGTCAATCTAGACAGAGCCTCTGAATCAGTCTACATGCCAGGCAGAGATTTGTGGCCCTGGTAAGATGGACATAAGTTTCAGCCCACATCACCATCTGCTGTCTATAGCAGCCTTGAGTCATAAACCTCAACAGCAGGCAGACTGTAGCAGCTTGGACCATGGGCATACTCCTGTGTTATGTTGGTCTCAGTAGCTGTGGACTTTGGGTATGATCTAGTGTAATAGCTGCCCAGTGGCCACGGACCACCTATCCCATCCTTCCTCCAAACTCAGGCAGCACAGCATGGGGAGAGACATCATTCACTTGGAAGATGGAGAGGAAAGTAGGCACAAGATATTGCCTTGAATCCCAGTGCCAGGCCTGCCATGATGAAGTCCATCATCAGGCAGACCTGACCCCCAAGCTGTGGATCCCAGACATAGCCTCTGAACCTGCCCTGTCCCTAGGCAGAAACTCACAAATCCGCCAGGACAGACTATCCTCTCTAGACTCTTCTCCTAGTCCATCCTAGCTAGCGCAACACACCAACCATGTACTTGCAGCAAACCTGGGCTTAGCGTGCCACCTATTGATGAAATATTGGCAGTGACCATGAGCTCAGATAACATAATAATCAGCCTGATTAGAAGCTCTGGAAGGACAAGCCCAAACAAAGCCAGACTGTGAAGACTGGAGAAAATACCTAATTTTTCAGTGCACAGATGTTTGTTGCTCACCCACAAGCACCACGATCATTCAGTGAACCTTGACTGCATCAGATGAAGAGAATAAGGTGCCAGAGACCAACCTTAAAGCAATGCAGAGGTCTGATCTCTCAGAGAATTTGTAGTTGTTTTCAGGAAATTCAGTGAAATTCAATAAAACGCAAGGGAGGAAGAGAGCCAGGGAAatgttggtagactggtacaaagttacaaagttacggTTGGGTAGGAAGAATAGGTTCttgtgctctagggtgacaatagctaatgatATTGTATTGTATGTTTCAAGATGCCAGAAAAAAGGTTCCTGAAGgttacaaccacaaagaaatgataaatgtttaggtgatagatatgcaaactattctgattagatcattatacaacatatgcatgtattgaaacagcaaactagaccccataaacatgtacaatgaagaaaataaaataaaaatgttttaaaaagccaaGCCCCTGACTC of Cynocephalus volans isolate mCynVol1 chromosome 4, mCynVol1.pri, whole genome shotgun sequence contains these proteins:
- the LOC134375282 gene encoding olfactory receptor 5P76-like, translated to MDYPVNGNHTAMTGFVLLGLTDDPVLRVILFVIILCIYLVTLSGNLSTVILISISSQLHHPMYFFLSHLAFADIGYSSSVTPNMLVNFLVERNTISYSGCAIQLGSTAFFGTVECFLLAAMAYDRFVAICNPLLYSTKMSTQTCVQLLAVAYIGGFLNAISYTFSFYSLFFCGPNQVNHFFCDFAPLLRLSCSDVSVPAIVSAFSAGSIVVVTVFVIAVSYVYILITILKMRSTEGRHKAFSTCTSHLTAVTLFYGTTTFIYVMPKSSYSTDQNKVVSLFYTVVIPVLNPLIYSVRNKEIKGALKRELARKIFS